The following are encoded in a window of Telmatobacter sp. DSM 110680 genomic DNA:
- a CDS encoding PadR family transcriptional regulator, with the protein MGQTSDSGELIQGTLEMLILKALFRGPLHGYNVAEWIQQTSQQMLKVEEGALYPALHRMELRGLLKSKWGTSDNNRRAKFYELTVEGQKKLNAEAQRWARLSSAVAFVMQAS; encoded by the coding sequence ATGGGACAGACATCCGATTCCGGCGAATTGATTCAGGGTACGCTCGAGATGCTGATCTTGAAAGCCCTCTTCCGCGGCCCCCTGCACGGCTACAACGTGGCCGAGTGGATCCAGCAAACATCGCAACAGATGCTGAAGGTTGAAGAAGGTGCCCTCTACCCGGCTCTCCATCGTATGGAGTTGCGCGGCCTGCTCAAGTCGAAGTGGGGCACCTCCGACAACAACCGTCGCGCAAAATTCTATGAGCTCACCGTCGAAGGACAGAAAAAGCTGAACGCGGAGGCGCAACGTTGGGCGCGTCTCTCGTCGGCAGTCGCATTCGTCATGCAAGCATCCTGA
- a CDS encoding FAD-dependent thymidylate synthase has product MSSESLLSATVSPSGARNQTDIYAVHGADPEVLAYAMAKYSRSSLSMRESLTEISAQRAEQFLNTFYFQYGHRSIADLAHIAFAVERLSLLAAIVLVDEQRWDGQERSTRYQNFQKSGWYFPEFVSDAASAKLYSDTVENLFAAYQRTTAAVHAALRDRVVCPETMKPEAYDRTLKARAFDVARYLLPLATNTSLGQIVNARTLETQVSRLLSHPIAEVRELGAKLRDAATGPAWNVNARAAAAFVEKLGDSELSAEAANLLTREVRTAPTLVKYAEPNQYLIETRAELEQASKELLKGIAPAASPVVDLVERTESLEVELAATLIYWASEHPYRQVRDIVAGLGSSRVSEIIELGLKHRGRHDEALRVFHAGAALRFDILMDIGGFRDMHRHRRVTQIKQEFTAVHGFDTPHSGDAAGLEEAGVLADYQAAIESAHAASAKIAAGSAPEAASSALYVLPLATRVRCLFKMDFAEAQYISELRSAPAGHFSYRRVAWEMYLALERQHPTLAKYVRATDFSKPIDLLQR; this is encoded by the coding sequence ATGTCCAGCGAATCTTTGTTGAGTGCAACCGTATCGCCGTCCGGCGCCCGTAATCAGACCGATATATATGCCGTTCACGGAGCCGACCCTGAGGTCTTGGCCTATGCCATGGCCAAGTACTCGCGTTCGTCGCTTTCGATGCGCGAATCGCTGACCGAGATCAGCGCCCAGCGTGCCGAGCAGTTCCTGAACACATTCTATTTCCAATATGGTCATCGCTCCATTGCCGACTTGGCGCACATTGCATTTGCCGTCGAACGGCTTAGCCTGCTGGCCGCCATTGTGCTGGTGGATGAGCAGCGCTGGGACGGGCAAGAACGGTCCACACGCTATCAGAATTTTCAGAAGTCCGGGTGGTACTTTCCGGAATTTGTTTCGGATGCCGCGTCTGCGAAACTTTACAGCGATACGGTTGAGAATCTGTTCGCAGCCTACCAGCGAACTACGGCTGCGGTTCACGCAGCGTTGCGGGATCGCGTCGTCTGTCCCGAGACGATGAAACCGGAGGCTTACGATCGAACCCTGAAGGCACGGGCATTCGATGTGGCGCGCTATCTGCTGCCGCTGGCGACAAATACTTCACTTGGCCAGATTGTGAATGCCCGCACCTTGGAGACACAGGTTTCACGGCTGCTGTCGCATCCCATCGCCGAGGTGCGCGAACTGGGCGCGAAATTGCGCGATGCCGCTACGGGACCCGCCTGGAATGTGAACGCTCGCGCTGCGGCGGCCTTTGTTGAGAAGCTCGGTGACTCAGAGTTGTCGGCTGAAGCCGCCAACCTGCTCACCCGGGAGGTTCGCACTGCGCCGACGCTAGTTAAGTATGCTGAGCCCAACCAGTACCTGATCGAGACACGCGCCGAACTCGAGCAGGCCTCGAAAGAACTGCTTAAGGGAATCGCACCTGCTGCTTCGCCAGTTGTGGATCTCGTGGAGCGTACTGAATCGCTGGAAGTTGAATTGGCAGCAACGCTTATCTATTGGGCCAGCGAACATCCCTACCGCCAGGTGCGCGACATTGTGGCCGGGCTTGGCTCGTCTCGTGTCTCTGAAATTATCGAGTTGGGGTTGAAACATCGCGGGCGGCATGACGAAGCTCTTCGTGTCTTCCACGCCGGGGCGGCATTGCGCTTCGACATCCTGATGGATATCGGCGGCTTTCGCGACATGCATCGCCACCGCCGCGTTACCCAGATCAAGCAGGAATTCACTGCGGTGCACGGCTTCGACACGCCGCACTCAGGTGATGCCGCCGGACTGGAAGAGGCCGGTGTGCTGGCCGACTATCAAGCCGCGATCGAATCTGCACATGCGGCCAGCGCGAAGATTGCCGCGGGCTCCGCACCGGAGGCCGCATCTTCGGCGCTTTACGTATTACCGCTGGCTACGCGGGTTCGCTGCCTCTTCAAGATGGACTTTGCGGAAGCGCAATACATCAGCGAACTCCGATCCGCGCCGGCGGGGCACTTCAGCTATCGGCGCGTCGCGTGGGAGATGTACCTTGCACTGGAGCGCCAGCATCCGACGCTGGCGAAGTATGTGCGCGCTACGGACTTCAGCAAGCCAATCGACCTGCTGCAGCGGTAG
- a CDS encoding DUF2071 domain-containing protein, whose protein sequence is MSQRWNDLLFAHWRVPAATISHFLPEGLQPDTYQGSAWIGIIPLWMDRLSFRGIPSVPGVRSFPELHLRTYVHDQQTNTPGIYNFSVDIGSLLATAAVRFIFRMSCNWAEMRLNQRTEREFSFYSRRLFVSNPVMFNARYRGLGPTRRLAEIRGGSLEYFFTERYCLFTKNHAGQAVRANIHTVASPLEDAEAEIERNDLPAAMGIQVQDQEPVLHYSRRLAVYIWPAELAVPVRRRQRIPVQAMPSN, encoded by the coding sequence ATGTCTCAGCGCTGGAATGACCTGCTTTTCGCCCACTGGCGCGTGCCTGCTGCGACTATCTCGCATTTCTTGCCCGAGGGACTTCAACCAGATACATACCAAGGTTCAGCGTGGATCGGGATTATCCCCCTATGGATGGATCGATTGAGCTTCCGTGGCATTCCGTCCGTTCCGGGAGTTCGCAGCTTTCCAGAGTTGCACCTTCGTACCTATGTCCACGATCAGCAAACCAACACTCCAGGCATCTACAACTTTTCCGTGGATATCGGCAGTTTGCTCGCCACGGCGGCTGTACGTTTTATCTTCCGCATGTCCTGCAACTGGGCCGAGATGCGGCTCAATCAGCGCACAGAGCGCGAATTCTCGTTTTATAGCCGCCGGTTGTTTGTCAGCAACCCCGTCATGTTCAACGCACGCTACCGGGGCCTCGGCCCAACGCGCCGTCTGGCGGAGATTCGTGGCGGCTCCCTCGAGTATTTCTTTACCGAGCGGTACTGTCTCTTCACTAAAAATCATGCCGGGCAAGCGGTGCGGGCGAATATTCACACCGTAGCGTCTCCACTTGAAGATGCTGAAGCAGAGATTGAGCGCAACGATCTGCCCGCAGCCATGGGAATTCAGGTACAGGATCAGGAACCGGTCCTCCACTATTCCCGCCGCCTGGCTGTATATATATGGCCCGCCGAATTGGCTGTGCCGGTCCGCCGTCGCCAGCGCATTCCCGTGCAAGCCATGCCATCGAATTGA
- a CDS encoding PadR family transcriptional regulator codes for MKTELGIWEIAVLALLREAPMHPYQMQSLLRLRHKDEILALKRGSLYHAIGRLSKADLIAAKSTSRDGRRPERTTYSITAEGRKEFTSVLRQIIAVPRRESSEFMAAMSFLVHLTPADALPRLKERLRHLESEIEMRSAGVSGALEHVLRINLVESEYLIAMLRAEHAWVRGLIAEISTSKLSWDFKTVLKGARASMQAAASPKE; via the coding sequence ATGAAGACTGAACTTGGAATTTGGGAAATTGCCGTTCTTGCGCTGTTGCGGGAAGCCCCGATGCATCCTTACCAGATGCAGAGTTTGCTGCGGCTGCGACATAAGGATGAAATTCTCGCTCTGAAGCGTGGCTCTCTCTATCACGCAATCGGACGACTGTCGAAGGCCGATCTAATCGCCGCAAAGTCGACGAGCCGCGACGGCCGGCGCCCGGAGCGCACGACGTATTCCATAACGGCAGAGGGGCGCAAGGAATTTACTTCCGTTCTGCGCCAGATTATCGCGGTGCCACGCCGCGAATCTTCAGAGTTCATGGCCGCGATGAGTTTCCTGGTGCATTTGACCCCGGCCGACGCCCTGCCGCGCCTGAAGGAACGTTTACGACATCTTGAAAGCGAAATTGAAATGCGCAGCGCCGGGGTATCGGGGGCCTTGGAGCACGTGCTGCGCATCAACCTGGTCGAAAGCGAATATTTGATCGCCATGCTGCGAGCCGAACATGCCTGGGTGCGCGGTCTTATCGCAGAGATTTCAACCAGCAAACTTTCCTGGGATTTCAAGACTGTTCTGAAAGGTGCGCGGGCCTCAATGCAGGCTGCCGCGAGCCCAAAGGAGTAG